One Nymphaea colorata isolate Beijing-Zhang1983 chromosome 12, ASM883128v2, whole genome shotgun sequence genomic window, AAACTTTCCCTCTCAACAAACTTTCAGAATCGACCCAAACATTACGTAGTATTGGAAAAACACGCTTTAGTTTCACAAAGTTCATAAACTGCCCTTTCTAAAAGTTACGGGCGTGACAGAGGGGCTCACCGTCAAACTGTCTTGTACATAGAGTATGTTTTATCTTTGTGTCTGAATGTTGAGCTTCAGATTTATCTATTGTTAAATATTATACGTTGCAATATAATTCACTGCTCAACTTTTTTATTCCTAAGCTTGAAGAGGCTCTTAGAATCCTCCCATTTGTTTTAAAAGCTTTCTTCTTGGCACTGCTGTTAGGAGGATTATCATCATCTTCTACTTTTCGTCCTTCGCTTTTTTTTTCGGTCTCATGAACATAATTCATAACAATGCTTGAGAATTTGGGGGCGTCCTTCTACTcacttcttaaaaaaaaaactagcaaCAACCAACCCACATACTCAATATTTGTTGTTTGGCTACAAGTTGTGCCATGAGTGCTATTTCTATTTGGTTGTTCTTTTCAAACAGCGAGAAATTTTGATCTATGGACTCCAAAATAGTGATTTCTCttaatcatagtcacaaataaggtcttgaaattttaaacggcaagcttttttttggatataattctatgagcttgaaaaaaatatggtaaattttttaaaatgtttaaaaactaaaaatatgagaaaaataaaacaagtgagaaactaatatcACAAACATagaaagataaatagatttgcaacaaataaaaaataaaaaaaatatttggcattaaaaaataaaaaaaaaagtgaaaaaaatgagaaaatttgtgttaaaaatttttaatgtttttttcaataaaactcCTTTTTTAGAAGTTTTAAAGGGCCATTTGatttatcgttttttttttgtaaaaaatgtgttttctatgactatgcTCTTAACAAAGTTTGGTGCAATTAGCTAATCATGTGGCGGCTTAACCCtatatttttgttgattgttTATTTACTAAAGAACAAGCTTACGGTCCAATGGCATTTCATATCTAAGAACAGAGTTGGATCGTTtttagcttcttcttttttttctttttttagtttgattatgTTACTAAATGCTTAATGCTCTTTCCAGCTTTGGTTTCtaccttcttcctctgcctcttACTTGATTGCAGAGTTTCGAATCCAACAACTAGTGGTGGAGCGAGGAACATCTGGCTGAGGGAGTTAACCTCGATTTGGTTCCGTGATGCATAAGGGATATTTATTAAGTTGTGTGGGCAATCGCCCACACAAGTCCACATGTGGTTCTGCCCTTGCCAAGAGCCTATTCACTGAATCAGTCCCTGAACCTTCCTAGAACTTGCTAGTTTATGCATTTCAACATTTATGGaggagagggatagagagatAATATCTCAATGGCATATACGATTTTTTCTATGGAATAAGCTGCTTATATTCGTGGTTGAATTCAAAATAAACGCACGGGAAATTAAGTACAAAAACAATGGGttgaattcaaaataaaagcaaagaaaTTTATGCTCCCATGGGAAGGTTGAGTTCAAAACTACATATAAAAGCCAAAAGACAAGTGAATTTGTGTGaatgacaaataaaattttcaatgttaTAGTGTTGAATAACAACATTTTCCAAATATCATATCTTGTAGTGAAGTTTAAAAAAAGTGTAACATTAACTATTGTCATATTCTACTAATCACTTGGTACTTTGGAAGCTTATATgttctaatttgttttttattcactaaactataaaattttatgattctgcgattttaaataaaaaaaatcaaatcaaatcaaatatatatatatatatatatatatatttatctataaaaataaaagtcTCACAACACCACCCAAGTCTTGCAAGGAGTCAATGGCATCTTCAACTGGGCGTGGTTTGAACACTTGAAATTTGCACCCAAAACCATCAGAGGTCCAAGGGTCCAAACCAGCGTGGGTCCCACAACCCATAATTGCCGGGTTCACATGTCCAAGTTCCCACAAGCCGGGCACCGTCTCTAACACATTCTGGGTCCCGGAATCCACGGCATCCGTTCATCATAACGATGAACGGCCAAAATGGCTTGCATACTGGATCACTCCGAAATCCGTCAACCCGACCCGGATCTCCGCACCTTTTACCGTTTCAACCCTCCATTAATTTCGGTTGATTTCCTACTCTTTCCTCGAAGCTTCCATGTCGGACGCAGGATCCACAATCTCCATCTCTCTGAAATCTCTGTCTCTATATATGGTTGGTGCAGATCTTCACTTACTGCAACAATCGACAATggcttccttccttcttctcctctgcgCCATTGGTGCTTTGATTCCCTTCTCAATTGCAGGGGACATCGCGATCTATTGGGGCCAAAATGGCAACGAGGGTTCCCTGGCAAGCACATGTGCCACGGGGAGGTACGCCTACGTGAACCTCGCCTTCCTTTACATCTTCGGCAGCGGGAGAACCCCACAAATCAACCTCGCCGGCCACTGCGTCCCTGCCTCCGGCGGCTGCACCGGCCTGAGCAGCGACATAAGGTCTTGCCAGCAGCGGGGCGTCAAGGTATTGCTCTCCCTGGGTGGCGGCGCTGGCTCCTACAGCCTCTCCTCCACCGAAGACGCAAGGCAAGTCGCGGAGTATCTATGGAACAACTTCCTGGGCGGGACCTCCGCCGGCCGGCCGCTGGGCGACGCCCCTCTCGACGGCATCGACTTCGACATCGAGCTGGGCTCGCCGAATTACTTCGACGATCTAGCGAGGTTTCTGTCCGGGTACAGCTCGAGGGGGAGGAAGGTGTATTTGACGGCGGCTCCTCAGTGCCCGTTCCCCGACGCGATGCTCGGACCGGCGCTGAACACGGGCTTGTTCGACTACGTCTGGGTGCAGTTCTACAACAACCCTCCCTGCCAGTACTCTTCTGGGGGTGCGACCAACTTGGCTAATGCGTGGAACCGATGGACTTCTAGCATTAAGGCGACCAGGATCTTCCTTGGACTTCCGGCAGCGCCGGCGGCCGCCGGCAGTGGCTTCATACCCACAAAGGACCTCATCTCAACCGTGCTTCCCGTAGTGAAGAGTGCTTCCAACTACGGAGGGATCATGCTGTGGTCCAAGTACTATGATGATACGACAGGGTATAGCGCAGCTGTAAAACCTTGTGTAGAGAAGCAGCTGCCTGGATTTGGGAAACAAAATAACCATCTCTACGtatgaatatttttcatcaataAATACCATTTTATCGTGTTGATGGTTTGCACAACGCATATATTTAATTGTAAAATCCTCCTCAAACTCTTATTTTAACAGTTTTCGTGAAAGGCGAGGcccttaaaataaaaattaggaaagattatttacatttttaaaaaattctaagaaaacaataaggctcagaaaagaaaatttctaatttttattttcatatttaaatataattctGAATTTTAAATACATAGCGGAATTCGAGCTGCATAATGATATGTGTTTAATaaccgactttcaaaatgtatgaatATCGAATGTAGGagatttatttaaaattgaaccTGAAACCGTATCTAATTTGAGTATTTTTCTTGAAACCGAATTGaatcagatgtcattttctaaatttgaaactgatccaatttcttaattcgATACTTTTAATGTACAACTTCAATTCTCTTGCCCCAAGATTTATGTGCTTTTGCTCGTAAAAATGCATCCATCTAGTTTTTTATAGTTAGGAAGGAGCATGAAAAAAGGGTCCAATTCCCCTGATGGATTGAATTAATTTCTAATCGATCTAAAGTTACAAGTTTTGAAATTTGTGCACACTGAATCGACATGTTTGATGGAACTAGAGGTTCTTTTATGtttgttaatatataaaagtattaaactctttcttttctacCCAATTCATTATCAACTCGAGGCTAGGCTAGAGCCAACATTTTTTTACATTATCAACTCGAGGCGAGGCTAGAGCCAACATTTTTTTACATGAACATTTCAACCTATGAATCTGGGTAGgaccaaattaaatttaaatctaaatcatGACgcaattatttttattttattttttcaatgtattttttttttcaattggttggggtggggccatggcccagaTGGCCCAATGGCCCTCCCCTTCCTTTCGCCCCTGGGTCTAGCTTGGCTTGAACTCAAACTCGAAGTCAAATTAACCTGCTCAATCGTAAGTTGCTGAGCTCCGACTGACCTCAGCTTTCGCCCGGTTTAGAAGATTgatctttttttcatataatatttatttaaaactaaatctgtaCGAGGCAGAACCCAATTAGTTATTTCTATATATCTGAATaagaatccaaatccgatttgaattcttaattgaatattgaaactttttcatatctaaatccaaaattttcaaaacaattagatcagatatccaatccaaatgaaatgtgttgacatccctagtaaCTCAACTCATTGTGCATCCTTATCCCTAGTTTGGCCTGTTGAACCTGTTGAAGTGCTACCATCATAAGGATAACAACCACCAACCTTGTCACTTGCTACCCACTGCCCCCAAAGCTCTGCGCGTCTACCATCCTGCTAAATTTCATTCGgcgtcaattttttttctatgttttctttcttggcaAGGAAAGACGAAGACCGAAGACCTGAATAAATTGTGAAATAATGACATAGAAGCTATGGGGGCGGACCCACATGTGTGATGTAGGCTTATGTAGTTGATTTAGTTAGGTGATGCTCATTCATTTAATTTAACAATGCATTTGAGGGGTTCAAAACTTTCATTTGCTTAGtgtttttttcaatcattttattacaAAAGGATTAAGATTTTTCCAATTAAAAAATGCCCCTGATTCAAAAAGTTCTCTCTCTAACACTAGTAAATAGTACAAAATTAAAGATATGGGATTaagtgtatgttgttgcatgtTTTGGGTCTCTTTCAAGCTGGGTGAagagattttcattttaagGTTTagcttgttaaaaaaaaaaaaattaagtatattttataactttctTGTAAAGAATTAGGGGGGATTTGGATGAcattcaaaaccaatttttagatgaaaataaTAGGTTTGCTtccaaaactttattttttaaggatacaacaaaaaaaatgcatcttatcgaacttttttttttacaataccTGTTTTTCAAAAGCTCaagttattcataaaaaaagtgtgttttaATCCTATTACCCAAACAcacaaattgatttttttaaaaataataaaaaaacccatttaaaaaaataattttcataaaacaattcaTTTGGGCGTATCATCCACAAGACTACCTTATAATCGGCCATGATAACGATCGAATAACCTGTCcatggttttctttatttgcaaTAAATAGttaggaaatgaaaattttcctaatGAGAAAGACTCATCCAAGTCTGGGTAGGTCATCCGAGTCAATTGACTCAATTTCTAGTAGAAACCAACAGACTGGAAGTCGTCCCCAGAAGAACACGGAGTTGAAAGTTTCCAAGCAACCACGGGATTCCCTCGTCCTTAAAAATGCAGGTTCAGAGCTTCAACACTTATCAGGTCCCGATCGAATCCTTGCATCTTGTCCCATGGCAGCGGTTCATCGACACAATGAACGGCCAGTAGGCCACATGGTTGTGGCGATACCAGATCAGTCCAAAATCCATATCGGCGACCATCCGTCGGTCTCTTTCAACATCAACTTCAGttacttttcttctccttttcctgtACGTTTTCGTGTAGACCGAGTCACGAAATTTCCTTCCCCTTCAGCCTCTAGATAGAATCTCTATATCTACATGGAGGTAGGATCATGGCTTTCACCAGCTGCAATGGCTTCCCTCCTTCTCCTTTGCGTCTTTGGGGCTCTCATTCCCTTCTCCATCGCAGGGGACATCGCCATCTACTGGGGCCAAAATGGCAACGAGGCTACTCTGGCAGACACATGTGCGACAGGGAGGTACGCCTATGTGAACCTCGCCTTCCTCACCACCTTCGGCAGTGGGAACGCCCCACAACTCAACCTAGCAAATCACTGCGTCGCCGCCTCCGGCGGTTGCACTTCCCTCAGCGGTGAGATAAAGTCTTGCCAGCAGCAAGGCGTCAAGGTCATGCTCTCCCTCGGAGGCAGCGAAAGTCACACCACCCTCTCCTCCCCCGATGATGCAAGGCAAGTCGCCGACTATCTGTGGAACAACTTCCTCGGCGGCTCCTCCAGCAGCCGGCCGCTCGGCGACGCCGTGCTCGACGGCATCGACTTCGATATCGAGGGTGGCTCGCCGAGTTACTACGATGTTCTAGCGCAGGCCCTGTCTGGGTACAGTTCGAGCGAGAGGAAGGTGTATCTGACCGCGGCTCCTCAGTGCCCCTTCCCTGACGCCATGCTCGGACCGGCGCTGAAGACGGGCTTGTTCGACTACGTCTGGGTCCAGTTCTACAACAACGATTGCCAATACTCTGCTGGGGACGTGAGCAGACTTGCTAGTGCCTGGCAGCAATGGGTTTCAATTACGGCGACTCGGATCTTCCTTGGACTTCCTGCAGCGCCGGACGCCGCCGGCAGTGGCTACATACCTCCCAACGACCTCATCTCAACAGTGCTCCCCGTAGTGCAGAATGATCCCAAATATGGAGGCATCATGTTGTGGTCCAAGTTCTATGATGAACAAACAGGGTATAGCGCAGCTGTAAAACCTTCTGTGTAGGAAGGATCTAAGCAAATCGTAAGCTTCTCTATGTATCAACTTATTCATGTAATAAGATCTGCTAGAGCCACACTTTTATGACTTTCTGCAGCGAGTAGAGGTACTGCAGCCAGGCAGAAAATTCATGCAGCGAGTTAATAGGCGACTTTAATTTTGAGTAGTTGACCCACAAATCGATCACACTCTAAACTcgttatgtgtgtgtgtgtttatatatttatatatatatatatatatatatagatagatagatagatacaTGCCAGATTCTATTTGTCGACCACACTCTAAACTcgttatgtgtgtgtatatatatatagatagatagatagatacaTGACAGATTCTATTTGTCCCAAAAGATGGGAGTCATGTGACAACATTTCAATTTATATCCCAGTAATAAGAGCTGAAGATGTTGTTACATCAACTTTATAGTCAAGTGTTAAGAAAGCTGTTTTACTTGTAAAATCTGAAAACCTTCGTCTTTAAGACAGTAATAGCAAGAAACGTTAGTCATATCTGCTATATGTAGTGGTACTCAATCTAGGCTGCGAACAAGCATGCCTTCAAAGGTGATCCCTGGGCCAAAGGCAAGAAGAAGACCCCATTCTTCTGCTCCCTCCCTCTTCAACTCCTCCTTCATGTAATCTATCACGTAGAATATGGTGTTGCTGCTAACATTCCCATAGTCCATGAGTGCTCTTCTGCTACAGTTAAGCTTCTCTGCACTTAGCCCAAGATGGCTCTCTAGCCTGTTCAGTATGGCGGGGCCACCAGGGTGGATGGCCCAAAACATCTCATTGAAGTCACGCACACGAGCCCTCTTCATGAGTCCTCTGCAGAACCCCTCAATATGGTCCTCAATCTTCTGAGGCAGGTCCCTCCCTAGCTTGAAATTTATGCCTTCCTCTGTCAGCCTCCCGTCTATTATGGTCTCCGTTCCCGGCAAGAACTGTTGCACTGCATATTCCAACTCCATGAATGGCCTTTCCTTGCCATTTAGAGGGTCACATCCCACAATGACTGCTGCAGCTCCATCGCCAAACAGTGCAGCACCAACCAGGTCATAGGGGCGCGCCATGTTCGGTGGTCGGTAGCCGAGGATCGTCGTCTCAGATGTTGTCAGAAGAACTCTGCTTCCAGGGTTGTTCTCAGCAATGTCCTTTGCCACTCTTAGTCCAGTGACACCTCCGTAGCATCCTAGAAAGTATAGCATGACGCGGCCGACACTGTTCCTCAGGCCAAGTTGGCTAGCAAGGTAGAGGTCGCCACCGGGAAGGCGGATCTCGCTTGATGTTACATAGACCAAGTGGGTGATCTCTGTCAGTGGCCTGCCCCATTCCTTGATGCAGGCTAGGCTTGCCTCCATGGCCATGTCTAGGACTGCAGAATTGGCAATGTCAAGCCTTTGCTTGATGGTTGGTGAGCCTTCTGTGGCTAGCTCAGGGTACTTGTCCAGGATCTCCTTGGACATTACTGTGTACCTTGTCTTCACTGTGGTGGTCTTGCCTGTAGATGGAAAGCCTTTGTTATTCAAACAAAGAAGTCACACAAGAATATGTGGCAGAAAAATGTAGTAGGCCGAATAGCAATAAGATTGTTGAACCAAGTACTGGACTAGGCTTAGTGTATGCAAATTATAGCAATTATATTTATGCTTGAAAGTGTAGGTATCCACCTGTGTTTACCTCTGTAATCTTGAGCTAGCAAGATTTGAAATGGTGAAAAGGCATTAAGCAGTGAATTTAGCATTACGAATTCAAGAAATGAATCGAACATGTTATATATACGACAGCATATGCAAATGATTGTGAGTTGCAGAAAGGAAATAATACGCTGTAAATTTATGAGTATGCCATAGTGTGTTTTAAATACAGTGCCAAATGTCATaatcatttatttgtttgttaaaAAGATAAAGCAAAACCAACATTTCTAACTGCAGTTTAAACTTACAGAGCCTCTCCAGCTTCTCCTTGATCACTGGGTCTTCACATTTGGTGTCCCTGGTGTAGCCTTCTACCACACACTCCTGGGGGATCAGTTGGCTTGGGAAGGCCTTGCCCAGTGCCATGATCTTGGCTCTCCCTGAACCTTGAGAATTCGTGCGTGGGTCGGCCAAAGGGATCTCATTGAGGTCTGTCCTCATCATCTTAGTTGAAGCACAGAGAGTAACTCAGGTCTTCTGTATAATGTCGAGGAACACTAACTGGTGTTGAAAGGAACTTGGTTCTCTGCTTTGGGAGGAAAGGTACATACCACGCTCATGGAGGCCCTGCTTTAATAAGGCGATGTCTTGTTATTATTTGGAAGGAATTTGGTTTAAAGAATTGTATGCATGAGTAGAGGACACTTACTTTTGGTGGGTGGTTGTTATTTTTGGTGCATGGTTGGTACCGCGCTTGTGATTTTCGTGATTCATCGAAGTTACATGAAGGGACAAATGAATCaaaagcacataaaaaaaaaaaaaagtcatcatacacaagttcaagttcaaatgtaACTTAGAGAATAAAGAAATGGCGAGAACAGCCGAAGTTTCTAATGGGAATGAATTTAATAACAAGCTCTACATTGCTGAACATTGATGAAGTCCACCTGGAATTGGATATGGGATATGTAGTTCAAGATTCGGACCCGGATCCGATACGATCGGTGGCCTGATCCAAACCTAGTTCTCAGGCCAGACCCGACCCGTTCGAGTATACGTGACTTGTAACGTATCGAAAGTCCTAAACCTCAAGCGCGTATACGTGTGGATGTCTCCCGCCCTTCCTGGAATCGCTTTCAGGCCGCTAGCTTTCACGGGTAGAACCGTAATCCAACTTCCGAACTTGTGGCTTGACCTTCCCGACCTCCATTTTTAGCGGGAAACGTGTGATTTGTGAATAATCAGGTCTCTGTAAATTGGCTGTCGTCGATCTTGGAGGTAATAACGTAAGGTTTTCTAGTTTATTTCGGTTAAGGAAGTTTTATAAtggttttctgaatttttgGGATTAGGGTGGCGATTCTTTGCTTTGATCAAGAGCGG contains:
- the LOC116265377 gene encoding acidic endochitinase-like, with translation MVGADLHLLQQSTMASFLLLLCAIGALIPFSIAGDIAIYWGQNGNEGSLASTCATGRYAYVNLAFLYIFGSGRTPQINLAGHCVPASGGCTGLSSDIRSCQQRGVKVLLSLGGGAGSYSLSSTEDARQVAEYLWNNFLGGTSAGRPLGDAPLDGIDFDIELGSPNYFDDLARFLSGYSSRGRKVYLTAAPQCPFPDAMLGPALNTGLFDYVWVQFYNNPPCQYSSGGATNLANAWNRWTSSIKATRIFLGLPAAPAAAGSGFIPTKDLISTVLPVVKSASNYGGIMLWSKYYDDTTGYSAAVKPCVEKQLPGFGKQNNHLYV
- the LOC116265366 gene encoding hevamine-A-like, with product MEVGSWLSPAAMASLLLLCVFGALIPFSIAGDIAIYWGQNGNEATLADTCATGRYAYVNLAFLTTFGSGNAPQLNLANHCVAASGGCTSLSGEIKSCQQQGVKVMLSLGGSESHTTLSSPDDARQVADYLWNNFLGGSSSSRPLGDAVLDGIDFDIEGGSPSYYDVLAQALSGYSSSERKVYLTAAPQCPFPDAMLGPALKTGLFDYVWVQFYNNDCQYSAGDVSRLASAWQQWVSITATRIFLGLPAAPDAAGSGYIPPNDLISTVLPVVQNDPKYGGIMLWSKFYDEQTGYSAAVKPSV
- the LOC116266163 gene encoding type III polyketide synthase A-like; amino-acid sequence: MMRTDLNEIPLADPRTNSQGSGRAKIMALGKAFPSQLIPQECVVEGYTRDTKCEDPVIKEKLERLCKTTTVKTRYTVMSKEILDKYPELATEGSPTIKQRLDIANSAVLDMAMEASLACIKEWGRPLTEITHLVYVTSSEIRLPGGDLYLASQLGLRNSVGRVMLYFLGCYGGVTGLRVAKDIAENNPGSRVLLTTSETTILGYRPPNMARPYDLVGAALFGDGAAAVIVGCDPLNGKERPFMELEYAVQQFLPGTETIIDGRLTEEGINFKLGRDLPQKIEDHIEGFCRGLMKRARVRDFNEMFWAIHPGGPAILNRLESHLGLSAEKLNCSRRALMDYGNVSSNTIFYVIDYMKEELKREGAEEWGLLLAFGPGITFEGMLVRSLD